GGGCGCGCCGGCCTGCCCGTGCAGGCCTACGCGCCGGCCACCGTCAAGCAGGCCGTCGCCGGGCACGGCCGTGCCGACAAGCAGCAGATTCAGCGTATGGTCCAACTTCTGCTCGCGCTGGAGCAGACGCCGGTCGTCGACGAGGCGGACGCGCTCGCCGTGGCGGTCTGTCACGCGATGAGCCGCGCCGCCGCGCACGTCGCGTCGCCGGCGGTGGCGGCGGTCTTGGGGTCGCGCCCGCGCGGCGGGCGTGGCCTGCGTCGCGCGCGAGACGGAGGAAGCGCATGATTGCCTCGTTGGCTGGCGTGGTACAGCAGAAGGCGCTCGACCGCGTCGTCGTCTAGGTCGGCGGCGTTGGCTACCTGGTTTGGCTGTCGGCGCAGAGCATGGCCGAGGTGCCGAGCGAGGGCAGTCCGGTGCGGATCTTCTGCCACACCCACGTGCGCGAGGATGCGCTGCAGCTCTTCGGCTTCTGCCAGGATCTCGAACGGCGCACCTTTGAGCTCTTGATCTCGGTCTCCGGCGTCGGTCCGCGCCTGGCCCTGACGATCCTCTCCGGCATGCCGGTCGCCGAGCTGCTTCAGGCGATCGCGGGCGCCGACGTGCGACGGCTGCAGACCCTTCCTGGCGTGGGCAAGAAGACCGCCGAGCGTCTGTCGCTGGAGCTCAAGGAACGCTGTGCGCGGCTCGGCGCGGCTAAGACGGCGGCGTCGCCAACGGGCACCGCCAGCGCGCGCGTCGACGTGACCGAGGCGCTGGTGGCGCTCGGCTACCGCCGGGCCCAGGCCGAGCGCGCAGTCGAGACGGTGCTCGCCGATCGGACCGAGGGGGCCGCGGCGGTTGTCGCCGAGCGCCTCTTGCGCGATGCTCTGTCCCTGATTGCAGAGCTGTGAGCGCCTGCGGAGCGCTGAGCCATTGCGGAGCGCTGAGCCATTGCGGAGCGCTGAGCCATTGCGGAGCGCTGAGCCATTGCGGAGCGCTGAGGGAAGGGAGCTTGGAAGGTGAGTGAGCGGCGGGAAGAACTCTCCCCTGCGCGCTTGGCTGGCGATGAGCCCGTAGAGGCCGTGCTGCGCCCCCAGAGCTTCGAATCCTTCATCGGACAGGGTCGCCTCAAGGCTAACCTCCGGGTCTTCGTGCGCGCGGCGCGGCAGCGCGGCACCGCCCTCGATCATCTCCTCTTCTGCGGT
The Pseudomonadota bacterium DNA segment above includes these coding regions:
- the ruvC gene encoding crossover junction endodeoxyribonuclease RuvC, translated to MTRILGIDPGTRITGFAVIEQVGRRLSVCDSGTIRLQPQLELSERLALLDRALNEVIERQRPVVVAVEDIFTHQNVRSALVLGHARGVALAVAGRAGLPVQAYAPATVKQAVAGHGRADKQQIQRMVQLLLALEQTPVVDEADALAVAVCHAMSRAAAHVASPAVAAVLGSRPRGGRGLRRARDGGSA
- the ruvA gene encoding Holliday junction branch migration protein RuvA; the protein is MAEVPSEGSPVRIFCHTHVREDALQLFGFCQDLERRTFELLISVSGVGPRLALTILSGMPVAELLQAIAGADVRRLQTLPGVGKKTAERLSLELKERCARLGAAKTAASPTGTASARVDVTEALVALGYRRAQAERAVETVLADRTEGAAAVVAERLLRDALSLIAEL